In one window of Comamonas testosteroni DNA:
- a CDS encoding YggS family pyridoxal phosphate-dependent enzyme, producing MTTIENNLGQIHARIAAACASASRPMTSVQLLAVSKTFGADAVREAVLAGQRSFGENYIQEAVEKMAAVRAMQLAGGEALQWHCIGPIQSNKTRLVAENFDWAQTVDRLKIAERLSAQRPQGMAPLNVCIQVNVDGGSTKSGVMAEQALELAEAMVKLPNLQLRGIMSIPDDTPDFEAKCAVHRRAASIFEAIKSSALAGLEHFDTLSMGMTGDLEAAVAAGSTMVRVGSGIFGKRSYTP from the coding sequence ATGACGACGATTGAAAACAATCTGGGGCAGATTCATGCCCGCATCGCAGCCGCTTGCGCCAGTGCAAGCCGGCCCATGACATCGGTGCAGTTGCTGGCCGTTTCCAAGACCTTCGGCGCGGATGCGGTGCGCGAGGCCGTGCTGGCCGGCCAGCGCAGCTTTGGCGAGAACTATATCCAGGAGGCCGTGGAGAAAATGGCCGCAGTGCGCGCCATGCAGCTGGCAGGCGGCGAGGCGCTGCAATGGCATTGCATAGGCCCCATCCAGAGCAACAAGACGCGGCTGGTGGCCGAGAATTTCGACTGGGCCCAGACCGTGGACCGGCTCAAGATCGCCGAGCGCCTTTCGGCCCAGCGTCCGCAGGGCATGGCACCGCTCAATGTCTGCATCCAGGTCAATGTGGATGGCGGCAGCACCAAGTCCGGCGTCATGGCCGAGCAAGCGCTGGAGCTGGCCGAAGCCATGGTGAAACTGCCCAATTTGCAGCTGCGCGGCATCATGAGCATTCCTGACGACACTCCTGATTTCGAAGCGAAATGCGCAGTCCACAGAAGGGCTGCATCCATTTTTGAAGCCATAAAGTCCAGCGCTCTCGCGGGGCTGGAGCATTTCGACACGCTGTCCATGGGCATGACCGGCGATCTGGAGGCGGCCGTGGCCGCAGGCAGCACCATGGTGCGCGTGGGCAGCGGGATCTTTGGAAAGCGGAGCTACACCCCCTGA
- a CDS encoding branched-chain amino acid ABC transporter substrate-binding protein: MPVRFSALALAAGLCAGSVSAQTAEPFKIAFIDPLSGPFANVGEVMRNHVLYAVDDVNAKGGLYNGAKFQLLQFDSKLSAQESQSALQAAIDQGARVVVTGGSGSSVVTALVQAASRYNQRNPGKEVLILNHSSIDPELTGKSCSFWHFMFDANTAMRMQAIANYIKTQPEIGKVFLLNQDYAHGKQWASFGRSMVGKARPDVQFVGETLHPMGRIKDFAPYVAKIKEAGTDSVITGNWGQDLALLLKSAGDSGYNLRYFNHSAGGFPGTVTSISQAKIGQVTWVAEWHPGMADRAQADARAREYKARMNQDFLAPRMDLVPRMLAAAMAKAQSTEPVKIARAMEDMSMDTVFGPVRMRGKDHQLLLPQVVNTIAPVDGKLVKTGWEGTNYGFRTDAVYSAQQLDLPTDCQMKRP, encoded by the coding sequence ATGCCCGTTCGCTTCTCAGCCCTTGCGCTGGCTGCCGGTCTTTGCGCCGGCAGCGTATCCGCCCAGACGGCAGAGCCGTTCAAGATCGCATTCATCGACCCGCTCTCCGGCCCGTTTGCCAATGTGGGAGAAGTCATGCGCAACCATGTGCTCTATGCCGTCGATGACGTGAATGCCAAGGGCGGCCTCTACAACGGCGCGAAATTCCAGCTGCTGCAGTTCGACAGCAAGCTCTCGGCCCAGGAGAGCCAGAGCGCGCTGCAGGCGGCCATTGACCAGGGCGCACGCGTGGTGGTGACGGGGGGATCGGGCTCCTCGGTGGTCACGGCGCTGGTACAGGCGGCATCGCGCTACAACCAGCGCAATCCGGGCAAGGAGGTGCTGATACTCAACCACAGCTCCATCGATCCCGAGCTGACCGGCAAGTCCTGCAGCTTCTGGCATTTCATGTTCGATGCCAACACCGCCATGCGCATGCAGGCCATTGCGAACTACATCAAGACCCAGCCCGAGATCGGCAAGGTCTTTCTGCTCAACCAGGACTATGCCCACGGCAAGCAATGGGCCAGCTTCGGTCGCAGCATGGTCGGCAAGGCAAGACCAGACGTACAGTTCGTGGGCGAGACCCTGCACCCCATGGGTCGCATCAAGGACTTTGCCCCCTACGTGGCCAAGATCAAGGAAGCCGGAACCGATTCGGTCATCACCGGCAACTGGGGCCAGGATCTGGCTCTGCTGCTCAAGTCCGCCGGAGACTCGGGCTACAACCTGCGCTACTTCAACCATAGCGCAGGCGGCTTTCCAGGCACCGTGACCTCCATTTCCCAGGCAAAGATAGGCCAGGTGACATGGGTCGCGGAATGGCATCCCGGCATGGCCGACCGCGCCCAGGCCGACGCCCGCGCCAGGGAGTACAAGGCCAGGATGAACCAGGACTTTCTGGCACCGCGCATGGACCTGGTGCCACGCATGCTGGCCGCTGCCATGGCCAAGGCCCAGTCCACCGAGCCCGTGAAGATCGCCAGGGCCATGGAGGACATGTCCATGGACACCGTCTTCGGCCCCGTCAGGATGCGCGGCAAGGACCATCAGTTGCTGCTGCCCCAGGTCGTCAACACCATCGCCCCCGTGGACGGCAAGCTGGTCAAGACCGGCTGGGAAGGCACGAACTACGGCTTCAGAACCGACGCCGTCTACTCCGCCCAGCAGCTTGATCTACCGACCGACTGCCAGATGAAGCGACCTTAA